The Thermobifida halotolerans sequence CCGCCGAGGTCCGCGACGCCCTGCTGCCCCTCGCCGTCGGCGACTCCGCGGTGGTCGGCTGGGACGACTACAACCCGCTACGCTGCCTGCCCCGGACCGTCCCCGCCGCGACAGAGGCGGACACCCCCGGGACGCCGGAATCCCGAGGCGGCGCGCCCACCGGCGTCATGGACGTCTTCGGCCTGCACGACCGGCTCATCCGCGACTACCGCGCCTTCACCGAGGGCGGCACCGTCATCCGCGACGGGCGCATCGCCGACTTCCTCGCCAGGGACCTGGACGCCAGGTCCCAGTGGCCCGACCCGTGGCTGTCGCTCAACCCGTTCTTCGCCTCCGGCGGCACCGTGCCGAACCTGGTCGCCGAGGGCCTGCTGCACGAGGAGTGCGCCCGCGTCTTCCGTACCGGCAAGTCCCCCGACGACACCACCGGAAAGAGCGGACGCCCCCTCACCCTGCACCGCCACCAGCGCGAGGCCGTCCACGCGGCCAGAAGTGGACACTCCTACGTGCTGACCACCGGCACCGGTTCCGGCAAGTCGCTGTCCTACCTCATCCCGATCGTCGACCGGGTGCTGCGCGAACGCGAAGCCCAGGGCCCCAGGGCGGCCAACCGGGTGCGCGCCATCATCGTCTACCCGATGAACGCCCTGGCCAACAGCCAACTCAACGAACTGGAGAAGTTCCTGGTCCACGGCTACGGCAAAGGCCGCGAACCGGTCACCTTCGCCCGCTACACCGGCCAGGAGGACGAGCGCCGCCGCAAAGAACTGCGCGACAACCCGCCCGACATCCTGCTCACCAACTACGTGATGCTGGAGCTGATGCTCACCCGCCCCGGTGACCGCAACTCCCTCATCACCATGGCGCGCGGCCTGGACTTCCTCGTCTTCGACGAACTGCACACCTACCGGGGCCGCCAGGGCGCCGACGTCGCCCTGCTCGTCCGCCGTGTCCGCCAGGCATGTGAGGCCCCGAACGTGCAGTGCGTCGGCACGTCGGCCACCATGTCCTCCGAGGGCGGTGCCGAGGAGCAGAAACGGGTCGTCGCCGACGTCGCCACCGGAATCTTCGGCACCCCCGTCCACCCCGACCACGTCATCACCGAGACCCTGGTCCGCGCCACCGACGACGCCCCCGACAGCGTCCCCGCCGAGCGGCTGGAACGCCCCGACGCGCCGCGCGCCTACGCCGAACTGGTGCGTGACCCGCTGGCCCGCTGGATCGAGAGCCGCTTCGGCCTGGCCGCCGACGTCTCCGGCCGCCTGGTGCGCCAGCGCCCCGGCCGCATCGAGGACGCCGCCGCCGAACTCTCCGCCGACACCGGCGTGTCCCGCGAGCAGTGCGTGCGGGCGATCCGACGCACCCTGGAGGCCGGAGCCGAGGCCCGCCACCCGCTCAACAACCGCCCCCTGTTCGCGTTCCGCCTGCACCAGTTCCTGTCCAAGGGCGACACCGTCTACGTCACCCTGGACCACCCCGAACGCCGCTACCTCACCCGCGACTACCAGATGGAGCAGCCCGGCTCCGACGGCAGGGTGCTGCTGCCGCTGGCGTTCTGCCGCGAGTGCGGCCAGGAGTACCTGACCGTGTGGCGCACCGAGACCGCCGACGGCGCCGTCTACAAGCCCCGCCGCGACACCGCCGCCACCGCCGACGGCGGCGTCGAGGGCTACCTGCACGTCGACCCCGACAACCCCTGGCCGCGCACCATCGAGGACGCCATCGAACAGCGCCGACTCCCCGAGTCCTGGCTGGAGGACGACGAGCACGGCCAAGAGCGCGTCCGCAACGCCTACCGGGACCGCGCGCCCCGCCGCGTCACCGTCGACGTGCGCGGCGTCGAGGGCGGCGACGGAGTCGACGCCGCGTTCATCCCCGCGCCGTTCCTGTTCTGCCTGCACTGCGGGGTCAGCTACGAGCAGGTGCGCGGCAGGGACTTCGCGAAACTCGCCTCCCTCGACCAGGAGGGCCGCTCCTCGGCGACCTCCCTGGTCTCGGCGTCCATCGTCCGCTCCCTCAACGCCGTGCCGCGTGAGGCGCTGCCCGCCGAGGCCCGCAAACTCCTCACCTTCGTCGACAACCGCCAGGACGCCTCCCTGCAGGCCGGGCACTTCAACGACTTCGTGCAGGTCACCCAGTTGCGCGGGGCGCTGTACCGGGCGCTGGCCGACGCCGGGGAAGACGGCCTCACCCACGACGACCTGGCCAACCGGGTCGCCGACGCCCTCGCTCTGGACCCGGCCGACTACACCGGGAAGGCGGACCTGGCGCCCCGACTGCTCGCCAACGCCGCCTCCACGCTGCGCGACGTCATCGCGTTCCGCCTCTACCTGGACCTGGAACGCGGCTGGCGGGTCACCATGCCCAACCTGGAGCAGACCGGCCTGCTGCGCGTCGACTACGCCGACCTGGACTGGCTGGCCGCCAGGGAGGAGGCCTGGGACGACGCCCCCCGCTGGCTGCGCGCCGCCGACTCCCACACCCGCGGGGAGATCCTGCGCGCGCTGATGGACGAGATGCGCCGCGCCCTGGCCATCGACGTGCAGTGCTTCCGCGACGACTTCGACTCGCTGCGCCGCGCCAGCGAGGAGCGCCTCACCGACCCGTGGGTGCTCACCGAATCCGACCGGCCCCGCGTCGGCACCGCCTACCCGCAGCCGTCCCGGCCCGGCATGGACCGCAGCGGACTGTTCCTGTCGGGGCGCGGCAAGTTCGGCAAGTACCTGCGCCGCGTCCACTTCGACGACATGGGCGTCGACGACGCCCAGGACGCCATCGCCTTCCTGCTCAAGGTCCTGACCGGGGCGGGCCTGGTCACCGAGGTCGCGGCCGCGCCGCGGCGCGCCGGACGCCGCCGCTCCACCGCCCCGGCCGCCACCGGCTACCGGGTCGACTCCGCCTGCCTGATCTGGCGGGCCGGGGACGGCCGGGCCGGCGTGCACGACCCGCTCACCCGCACCTACGCCGCCGGGCAGGGGCCGCGCGTCAACCCGTTCTTCCGCGACCTGTACCGCGACGCCGCCGCGTCCCTGGCCGGGCTCACCGCGCGCGAGCACACCGCCCAGGTGCCGCCCGAGGTCCGCGAGCGGCGCGAGGAGGAGTTCGGCAGGGCCGAGCTGAAACTGCTGTACTGCTCGCCCACGATGGAGTTGGGCGTGGACATCGCCCAGCTCAACGCGGTGATGATGCGCAACGTGCCGCCCACTCCCGCCAACTACGCCCAGCGCAGCGGCCGGGCCGGGCGCAGCGGCCAGCCCGCGCTGGTCACCACCTACTGCTCCACCGGCAACAGCCACGACCAGTACTACTTCCGCCGCTCCGACCGCATGGTCTCCGGTGTGGTCATGCCGCCCCGCCTGGACCTGACCAACGAGGACCTGATCGTCGCGCACCTGCAGGCGATCTGGCTGGCCGAGACCGGTCTGAAACTGGGGCGCGCCGTCCCCGAGGTCATCG is a genomic window containing:
- a CDS encoding protein kinase domain-containing protein yields the protein MERQFVADRFRLRELLGRGNMGEVYRAENVWAELGDPDRQVALKLILQRRSGAPVDPDDAQAQRFAREVEIMRRLDHPGIPRLYEGGVDTSDGALPYLAMELLDGHPLCDLCDEEPQLPVSWVAAFGAQIADALDAAHTAGIVHRDLKPANVMLVRGGRVKVLDFGMGRIVDDPNIARLTSTAATVGTARYMAPEQFDNSRVTAAADLYALGCVLYELLTGGPPFTGNTLLELGQAHQKQPPPPLGVVRKGVPSSLVSLVDRLLRKDPAARPASAAEVRDALLPLAVGDSAVVGWDDYNPLRCLPRTVPAATEADTPGTPESRGGAPTGVMDVFGLHDRLIRDYRAFTEGGTVIRDGRIADFLARDLDARSQWPDPWLSLNPFFASGGTVPNLVAEGLLHEECARVFRTGKSPDDTTGKSGRPLTLHRHQREAVHAARSGHSYVLTTGTGSGKSLSYLIPIVDRVLREREAQGPRAANRVRAIIVYPMNALANSQLNELEKFLVHGYGKGREPVTFARYTGQEDERRRKELRDNPPDILLTNYVMLELMLTRPGDRNSLITMARGLDFLVFDELHTYRGRQGADVALLVRRVRQACEAPNVQCVGTSATMSSEGGAEEQKRVVADVATGIFGTPVHPDHVITETLVRATDDAPDSVPAERLERPDAPRAYAELVRDPLARWIESRFGLAADVSGRLVRQRPGRIEDAAAELSADTGVSREQCVRAIRRTLEAGAEARHPLNNRPLFAFRLHQFLSKGDTVYVTLDHPERRYLTRDYQMEQPGSDGRVLLPLAFCRECGQEYLTVWRTETADGAVYKPRRDTAATADGGVEGYLHVDPDNPWPRTIEDAIEQRRLPESWLEDDEHGQERVRNAYRDRAPRRVTVDVRGVEGGDGVDAAFIPAPFLFCLHCGVSYEQVRGRDFAKLASLDQEGRSSATSLVSASIVRSLNAVPREALPAEARKLLTFVDNRQDASLQAGHFNDFVQVTQLRGALYRALADAGEDGLTHDDLANRVADALALDPADYTGKADLAPRLLANAASTLRDVIAFRLYLDLERGWRVTMPNLEQTGLLRVDYADLDWLAAREEAWDDAPRWLRAADSHTRGEILRALMDEMRRALAIDVQCFRDDFDSLRRASEERLTDPWVLTESDRPRVGTAYPQPSRPGMDRSGLFLSGRGKFGKYLRRVHFDDMGVDDAQDAIAFLLKVLTGAGLVTEVAAAPRRAGRRRSTAPAATGYRVDSACLIWRAGDGRAGVHDPLTRTYAAGQGPRVNPFFRDLYRDAAASLAGLTAREHTAQVPPEVRERREEEFGRAELKLLYCSPTMELGVDIAQLNAVMMRNVPPTPANYAQRSGRAGRSGQPALVTTYCSTGNSHDQYYFRRSDRMVSGVVMPPRLDLTNEDLIVAHLQAIWLAETGLKLGRAVPEVIDVSIDETQRRPDPTLRLHDTVTAAIADEAAQRRAVAAAREVFADIADQLEQTVWWDDDWLERKVKAAPAEFDRAFDRWRDLYRAALVDRAEQHRRIVDHSLSERDRNQAARRRREAETQLALLKNESVDSKSLLSDFNPYRYLASEGFLPGYSFPRLPLAAYIPASGRRAEEGDFLQRPRFVAIREFGPGALIYHEGARYQVTRIQLPPETTGELATSEARRCEHCGYHHDPRERADRCQLCDHPLGAATHGLLHLHTVYTRRREKISSDEEERRRAGFRLVTSYRFQDHGDRLGRQDAHVADDAGKIATLHYGDSATVRITNLGRLRAKKDEPDGFWLDPATGRWLNEQDAKKAVGDADELPLIEDGGRERGRKKRVIPYVEDRRNILVLHLDEALPQATAVSLMYALERGVEAAFELEDAELTSELLPPEGDSRDRMLFTEAAEGGAGVLRRLQSQPGHLAKAARVALAICHFAEDGTDLGGAHCSRGCYTCLLTYGNQRHHDLIDRHAVRDLLLRLASAETLPTGAGVTRTDQMRVLAQRSDTGLERDFVSWLKERGHRLPDDAQVYVPEAGARPDFVYRLPGAPVAVFVDGPVHADARVAERDAQAEQRLIDAGWDVVRFPHDADWAAIVAGMPSYFGPGSDR